Genomic DNA from Thalassoroseus pseudoceratinae:
CACCATGATAGCCGGTCCGCCGATGTAGTCATCATGCGGGATCTCGTCAATCGCCACAACTAGACCGTCGGCTGGGGAAACGACCAGTCCGGGGTCCTGAGGAACTTTCCGATCGGGATCACGAAAAAACCAGACAATCAAACCGCCGATCACCGTGAAGGTGGCTACGAGAAGCCACCCGACAACTTGTTCCAGTGTGGTCAACGACGTCGCGGTTATCCACCAAGCCAGTCCGCCAGCCAACCCGAAAAAGATGAGCGAAAACACAAGCAATTCGGCTAAGCCGACCCGTGCAAACGGAATACGGTCCCGCCACGTGAACGGGTCATCTGTGCGATCCCAGTGATAACCGGGTTGATTTTGGTAGTACTTCAGGTCTCGCGGATCAAGCACGGGGTGTGGGCAGGGATTCGTTTCTCCTTTACGGAGCGATTCCATCCGCGAAACATAGCCTTTGCGGAATGTTCGCAGGTAAACACGACGGAGTTTTCCCCAAGCCTGTTCCAGCTGGATAATCACACCGCCACCGGGTTGGATGGTCCGCAGTTGCGGGTCCATCGGTTCGATTTCAGCACGTTCGGGGGGAGTTTGCGTTGTGGGAACGGTCGTAGAAGAATCACTCATGCAAAGCGGTTGGATCGAGAGAACTAAAGTGGGAATTCCGATTCCACACTTTAGCACTCCACCGCCGAACATGCGATGTTACCGAACCCGAATCACAAGGCTCTGATCAAAAAACGTGGTCCGATGGCCCGCTTATTTGCGGAATGTGCCCAGGAATGCACCGCGTTCCCCGCCGCCGCTCCACGATTTTTGCAGTCCCTTGCCCTTGAACGTGTGATCGAGGGAAAACGCCGGGTGGGCATTCTCGACCTTGACCAACGGCTGATAGAAAACGATTTCGTTCGAGCAGACGCAATCGCCTTTTTTCAGTTTGCGAGTCTGAATTTTGGCGATCTCGCCAGCCTGGAATTGTCCGCGACTACTGAGATGGTCATTCTCCAAAGTGAAGGGAACGCTTTGAATCTCCTTCACATCCGCGGCCAATTTGCCAGCGGAGTCTTTGGCGAATGCGACCAGCGCTTGTTTCTGTTCCGCGGTCGCGTTTTCATCGACGAGGACCACGGATTCCACTTTTCCCGGCTTCATCGGGAATACACCGTCACTGCCCAGCGTCGTTTCGGACGAGACAACCAGTGCAACCCCGCGACCGGCTAAATCGACATCGTTCCAAGTGCCTTTTTCCACTTTCCACGCCAGTAGTGCTTCTTTCCCGGCGAGTTCCATTTCGCCGTTCGCGAAACACGGTCCGGTGTAGACATTGCAGGATCGAGCTTCCAGGTATTCTCCTTCGATGGTCGCCGCACCGGCAGATGAGTGGGGCGCAACG
This window encodes:
- a CDS encoding phosphatidylserine decarboxylase family protein, whose protein sequence is MSDSSTTVPTTQTPPERAEIEPMDPQLRTIQPGGGVIIQLEQAWGKLRRVYLRTFRKGYVSRMESLRKGETNPCPHPVLDPRDLKYYQNQPGYHWDRTDDPFTWRDRIPFARVGLAELLVFSLIFFGLAGGLAWWITATSLTTLEQVVGWLLVATFTVIGGLIVWFFRDPDRKVPQDPGLVVSPADGLVVAIDEIPHDDYIGGPAIMVGIFLSIFNVHMNRSPVDANVIALRYRKGKYLNALRPESARENEQLAVRLEEKAAPHRRMIVRQITGAIARRIVCWLKPGDELGRGERFGMIKLGSRTELVIPADSNLTIRTKIGEKVKAGRSILAEYGDVSGTE
- a CDS encoding DUF1326 domain-containing protein, which produces MRLSLLTMLVVVAPHSSAGAATIEGEYLEARSCNVYTGPCFANGEMELAGKEALLAWKVEKGTWNDVDLAGRGVALVVSSETTLGSDGVFPMKPGKVESVVLVDENATAEQKQALVAFAKDSAGKLAADVKEIQSVPFTLENDHLSSRGQFQAGEIAKIQTRKLKKGDCVCSNEIVFYQPLVKVENAHPAFSLDHTFKGKGLQKSWSGGGERGAFLGTFRK